In Nitrosococcus halophilus Nc 4, the genomic stretch TCTGCGGGTGCGGGGAGGCTGTTCCTATCATGGGCTTAGCTTGAATGTCGCCATGGACTTATCACCTTTCGATTATATTGACCCCTGCGGTTACCCAGGCATGAAAGTGATTGATTTGAGGAGTTTAGGGGTGATTGTTCCGGTGGCGACCCTCCGACGGACATTATCTCAGCATCTAGCGCGGCGGTTGGGATATCCAGCCCCGCTATATGAGGAATAAAATAGGATTATTAAGTAAACGACCGACCTGCTAAAGCAGGTGGCTTTTTCAGACCCAACCCCAAAAGGAGCGGTCATTTATGGTAGTCAAGAGACCCCACATACGGACGGCTTACCCCCCAGGGGCGCCCGTTGCCAAGCTGATAAGCAAAGCAATCCCTCGTTATTTATTTACGCCTGTCTGGCAGGCTGGACATCGACGTGGGATACGCGCGCCAAGCCAACAGTATACACCGCTTAATCTCGTAGTTAAAACTGACCGTCTAAAGACGGTGGTATCAACCTTTGGAAGAGTGCGATCATGAATTCAAAAACGCCACCGTCTAGCGGTGAGTTAAAGCGGGATAGGGATATTCGGGCTTTGAAGGGCGCCTCTAAGGTCGCCCGGATCCCGGTGAAGGTTGAACCGACGACAGAACGCCAACGCAAACCCCGCTGGATCCGGGCTAAGGCGCCCATAGGTTCCGAGGTCTTACGGCTTAAAGGGTTGTTGCGCGAGCATGAGCTTCATACTGTTTGCGAGGAAGCCTCTTGCCCTAATCTTGGGGAGTGCTTCGGCCACGGCACGGCGACTTTCCTGATCATGGGTAATATTTGTACCCGCCGTTGTCCCTTTTGCGATGTGGCCCATGGGCGGCCAGATCCCCTCGATGCTGGGGAACCCATGCATTTGGCTCAAGCCGTCCGCGCCATGGGGCTTCGTCATGTGGTGGTGACATCGGTGGATCGGGATGATTTGCGTGATGGGGGCGCTGCCCATTTTGCACGCTGTATTCAGGCGCTTCGCACCCAGTCGCCCCAGACTTGCATTGAAGTCTTGGTGCCGGATTTTCGGGGACGCATGGATCGGGCTTTGGAGGCATTGGCAGTGGCGCCCCCCGATATTTTTAACCACAATTTGGAGACGATACCCCGTCTCTACAAGGCCGTCCGCCCCGGTGCCGATTACCAGTGGTCTTTGCGCTTGCTAGAACGTTTCAAGGAGGGACATTCCGCTGTGCCGACCAAATCAGGTTTGATGCTTGGCCTGGGAGAAGAGTTAGCAGAAGTGGAGCAAGTCATGAGGGATCTGCGTGATCATGGTTGCGATATGCTCACCCTAGGCCAGTACCTGCAACCCAGCCTCCATCATTTGCCGGTGAAGCGCTTCGTTACCCCGGCGGAGTTTGATGCGTTAGGGGAGAAAGCCCGCGCCATGGGGTTTTCCCATGTGGCCAGTGGCCCCATGGTCCGCTCTTCTTATCATGCCGATCGTCAAGCTGCCGGTGAAGCCATTACCTAGCGTTAAGCTTCTCCTCAGAAAGCGATCTGTTTTCTGCTATCATTACTTTTAAATTTGAGGTATCTCACGCCCTGCCAGTGGGAGGCGGTTTCTATTTTTATTTGCCTAGTTATCAGGGGCTATCCTGGATGGATTTACCGCCACGGCATTGGGGATATGTAGATACTAAGGTGAGGAGGCCTACATGAGTGAATATCTGCCCGGTCTCGAAGGGGTTCCGGCGACCCGGTCCAATATCTCAGAGGTTGATGGTGAGCACGGCATACTGACCTATCGGGGTTACCCTATTGAAGATTTGGCCGAGCGTAGCACCTTTGAAGAGACGGTTTTGCTGTTGTTAGACGGGGAATTGCCTACAGCTCAGCGCCTTGAAGAGTTTACCCAGGAATTACGGCAAAATTATCGGGTAAAGTACAATATCCGGACCCTGATGACGGCATTGCCGAGTACCGGGTCTCCGATGGAGATGCTACAGGCGGGTGTTTCTGCGCTGGGCATGTTCTATCCGGGGAATGAATGCTTAACGGGTTCTGCTTCTTGCACTGATCGCAATTACGTCGATAACATGACGGTCAAGATCATTGCCCGCATGCCTGCCTTAGTGGCGATGTGGGAGCATATCCGCAACGGCTATGACCCGGTTCCTCCTCGCCCCGATCTGCCCATTGCCCAGAATCTGTTATACATGTTCCATGGTGAAGAGCCGGATCCGTTGATGGCAAAGATCATGGATACCTGCTTAATACTCCACGCCGAGCACACTATCAATGCCTCGACTTTTGCGACTTTAGTGGCCGGTTCCACCTTAGCCAGCCCCTATGCGGTGATTTCTGGTGCCATTGGGACCCTGTCGGGCCCCTTACATGGAGGGGCCAATGAACGGGTGGTAGAGATGCTGCGGGAAATTGGCCGCCCCGAGAAGGTAAAATCATGGCTCGACGAGAGACTCGCCCATAAGCAAAAAATTTGGGGATTTGGTCATCGGGTCTATAAAACCAAGGATCCCCGGGCTAAAATCCTGCAAAAATTGATGGAGCGATTACCAGCCGAACGGGGCGGTCAGCTCAGCCCGTTATTCGAAACGGCCCTCGCCTTAGAAGAGGCGGCCACGGAACGGTTGGGCCATAAGGGCATTTATGCCAACGTAGATTTTTACTCAGGCATTCTTTACAGGGAATTAGGGATACCTACAGACCAATTTACGCCCTTATTTGCCGTCTCTCGCTCAGGGGGTTGGTTGGCCCACTGGCGGGAGCAACTCTCCGATAACCGCATTTTCCGGCCTACTCAAGTGTATGTGGGCAGTCCCCTGCGGCATTATGTTCCGTTGAACGAACGGGGTTAGCGGTTGCGCTCTCCTAGAAACGGTAGCCGAGCGCTTAACTGCCGTTTCTAGGATTATCCTTCCAGGGGCAACTTGCTGGGCGCGCCTGCCAGCTCTTGCACCAGCAGGGGCACTAAGTAGCCGGGCAAGCGGGCGCGCAGTGTTCGGTGCAGGCATTGGGCGGTGGGAGTATCCACTTCAAAATGGGCGGCTCCCTGGACTCTGTCCAATAGGTGGAGGTAATAGGGGATGACGCCTGCATCGAACAAGCTTTCGCTCAAATCACACAGAGCACTCACCCTATCATTAATCCCCCGTAACAGCACCGTCTGATTGAAGAGACGGCATCCGGCGCGGGAAAGCCCCTCAAGCGCCTCGCCTACCCTATCATCAAGCTCGTTAGCGTGATTGGCATGGATAACCACCACTTTTTGCAGGGAGGTATGCTCAAGCCACTGGAGCAAGTGGCTATCGACTCGCTCTGGCAATACCACTGGCAAGCGGGTGTGGATGCGCAGCCGCTTGACATGGGAAATGGCGGCCAGGGCCTGGACCAGTTCGGTTAAGCGGTTATCAGTAAGGGTTAAGGGGTCGCCGCCGCTCAAAATCACCTCCTGAGTGCTTGGGTTCTGGGCAATATATTGTAGTGCTTGCTGCCACTGGCTTGGAGCAGGGTTATGGTCGGCATAGGGAAAATGGCGGCGAAAGCAATAGCGGCAGTGAATGGCACAGGCCCCCGTGGTGACCAGAAGCACTCTTCCGGCGTATTTTTGCAGGACTCCAGGGGCGGGCATGGCGGCCAAGTCGCCGACAGGATCGGCGCTAAAACCGGGCGAAATTTGATCTTCGGCAATCAAGGGAAAAACTTGCCGGAAGAGTGGGTCGTTAGGATCCCCCTTTTTCATGCGGGCGATGTAACCGCGGGGCACTCGGAGGGGAAATTGCCGACGGGTGGCTTCGCCGGCAAGTTGCGGATGATGATTTAAACCTATGAGAGCAAGCAATTCTTGTGGATTGCGGACAGCCCGGGCAAGTTCCGTTTGCCAAGCTGGCCTCTGTAGAGGAGGAGGTGATTGGGTTATCATAGTCGGTTTTTGTAACTAGAAAGCCTAATTAATCTTAAATAATTTTTGGAGAGGGGAGTATGGCAGCCTATAGTACCAATGAATTTAAATCCGGGCTCAAAGTCATGATGGATGGGGATCCCTGTTCCATCGTGGAGAATGAATTTGTCAAGCCCGGTAAGGGGCAGGCTTTCAATCGGGTCAAGCTGCGTAACTTAAAAACGGGCCGGGTAATTGATCGGACCTTTAAGTCTGGGGAAACCCTAGAGGCAGCGGATGTCCTTGAGACCCAATTGCAGTACCTTTATTCAGATGGAGAGTTTTGGCATTTTATGTCGCCAGAGACCTTTGAGCAGTACTCAGCCGATGGGGCTGCTGTGGGTGATGCGGCCAAATGGCTCAAGGAACAAGATATTTGTACTGTTACCCTGTGGAATGGGGTACCCCTCTCGGTGGCCCCCCCCAATTTTGTCACCCTTAAGGTGACCGAAACCGATCCGGGCCTTCGTGGGGACACCTCTAGCGGTGGCAACAAACCGGCTACATTAGAGACGGGCGCAGTAGTGCGAGTTCCGTTGTTCATTGATGTGGGCGAAGTGCTCAAGATTGATACCCGTACGGGCGAGTATGTGGAACGGGCCAAGGAATAACCGGGGCGTTGTGCTTTCTCATCATTATCCCTAGGTATTGGCCCCTATGGCGGAGGCAGAGACTCGATGGCGTCCTACAGCCAATAGGAGAGCCTTAGAGGCTAGGGCACGGCTCCTGGCGGACATTCGCCGTTTCTTCGCGGAGCGTGGAGTCTTAGAGGTAGAAACGCCTATACTCGCAACGGCGCCAGCAACTGCGCCTCATCTTCATAGTCTAACGACTCACTATCAGGGGCCTCAGAACCCGGAAGGTCAGCGGCTTTTTTTGCAGACTTCCCCTGAACATGCCATGAAACGCCTATTGGCGGCGGGGAGTGGTCCGATTTATCAGCTCGCGCGGGTATTTCGCAACGGGGAAAGTGGACGGCGGCACAATCCCGAATTTACCCTGCTGGAGTGGTACCGCCCTGGTTTTGACCACTGGGCTCTCATGGAGGAAGTCGATATCTTTTTGTCGCTGCTTTTGGGAACACCCAAGGGGGAGCGCCTTAGCTATGGAGAGGCTTTTCAGCACTACCTAGAAGTCGATGTCTTTGCCGCCAGCCATAAGGTATTGGAAGGGCTCGCTAGAGCCCATGGCTTCCAGGGAGGGACAGAAAAGGGTGAAGAAGCAAGGCAAATTGCTCTAGATTTTTTGATGGCGGCGGTTATAGAACCCC encodes the following:
- the epmB gene encoding EF-P beta-lysylation protein EpmB, whose protein sequence is MITQSPPPLQRPAWQTELARAVRNPQELLALIGLNHHPQLAGEATRRQFPLRVPRGYIARMKKGDPNDPLFRQVFPLIAEDQISPGFSADPVGDLAAMPAPGVLQKYAGRVLLVTTGACAIHCRYCFRRHFPYADHNPAPSQWQQALQYIAQNPSTQEVILSGGDPLTLTDNRLTELVQALAAISHVKRLRIHTRLPVVLPERVDSHLLQWLEHTSLQKVVVIHANHANELDDRVGEALEGLSRAGCRLFNQTVLLRGINDRVSALCDLSESLFDAGVIPYYLHLLDRVQGAAHFEVDTPTAQCLHRTLRARLPGYLVPLLVQELAGAPSKLPLEG
- a CDS encoding citrate synthase, whose protein sequence is MSEYLPGLEGVPATRSNISEVDGEHGILTYRGYPIEDLAERSTFEETVLLLLDGELPTAQRLEEFTQELRQNYRVKYNIRTLMTALPSTGSPMEMLQAGVSALGMFYPGNECLTGSASCTDRNYVDNMTVKIIARMPALVAMWEHIRNGYDPVPPRPDLPIAQNLLYMFHGEEPDPLMAKIMDTCLILHAEHTINASTFATLVAGSTLASPYAVISGAIGTLSGPLHGGANERVVEMLREIGRPEKVKSWLDERLAHKQKIWGFGHRVYKTKDPRAKILQKLMERLPAERGGQLSPLFETALALEEAATERLGHKGIYANVDFYSGILYRELGIPTDQFTPLFAVSRSGGWLAHWREQLSDNRIFRPTQVYVGSPLRHYVPLNERG
- the efp gene encoding elongation factor P, giving the protein MAAYSTNEFKSGLKVMMDGDPCSIVENEFVKPGKGQAFNRVKLRNLKTGRVIDRTFKSGETLEAADVLETQLQYLYSDGEFWHFMSPETFEQYSADGAAVGDAAKWLKEQDICTVTLWNGVPLSVAPPNFVTLKVTETDPGLRGDTSSGGNKPATLETGAVVRVPLFIDVGEVLKIDTRTGEYVERAKE
- the epmA gene encoding EF-P lysine aminoacylase EpmA encodes the protein MAEAETRWRPTANRRALEARARLLADIRRFFAERGVLEVETPILATAPATAPHLHSLTTHYQGPQNPEGQRLFLQTSPEHAMKRLLAAGSGPIYQLARVFRNGESGRRHNPEFTLLEWYRPGFDHWALMEEVDIFLSLLLGTPKGERLSYGEAFQHYLEVDVFAASHKVLEGLARAHGFQGGTEKGEEARQIALDFLMAAVIEPQLGQGRPCFVYDYPASEAQLARVRPPSKACSVSLAERFEVYLNGMELANGYHELSDAAEQRQRFQADLAHRKARGLEEVPLDELLLAALAQGLPDCAGVALGVDRLLMLLLGSLHIEEVLAFPVDRI
- the lipA gene encoding lipoyl synthase, translated to MNSKTPPSSGELKRDRDIRALKGASKVARIPVKVEPTTERQRKPRWIRAKAPIGSEVLRLKGLLREHELHTVCEEASCPNLGECFGHGTATFLIMGNICTRRCPFCDVAHGRPDPLDAGEPMHLAQAVRAMGLRHVVVTSVDRDDLRDGGAAHFARCIQALRTQSPQTCIEVLVPDFRGRMDRALEALAVAPPDIFNHNLETIPRLYKAVRPGADYQWSLRLLERFKEGHSAVPTKSGLMLGLGEELAEVEQVMRDLRDHGCDMLTLGQYLQPSLHHLPVKRFVTPAEFDALGEKARAMGFSHVASGPMVRSSYHADRQAAGEAIT